Proteins encoded by one window of Chryseobacterium sp. POL2:
- the lysA gene encoding diaminopimelate decarboxylase, with product MTNQDLLKIADEFGTPVYVYDVESIKMQYEKLTGSFSKNTRFFYAAKALTNINILKYVEKLGANLDCVSINEVKLGLKAGFSSDRILFTPNCVDITEIEEAMSLNVHINIDNISMLEQFGNKHGDSYPIFVRINPHIFAGGNYKISTGHIDSKFGISIHQMRHIERIVKSTKINVEGLHMHTGSEIKDPDVFLQGLEIMFDLAEHFPNLKYLDMGSGFKVPFQDGDLETDVKSLGKKVDKAMKDYTKDSGKDFQLWFEPGKYLVSLSGHFLVKSNVIKQTTATVFVGVNSGFNHLIRPMFYDAYHKIENLSNPKGPERIYTVVGNICETDTFAWDRKLHEVREGDVLVFRNAGAYGFEMSSNFNSRLKPAEVMFIDGKATLIRKREDFEDLLKNQIEVL from the coding sequence ATGACCAATCAAGATTTATTAAAAATTGCTGATGAGTTTGGTACACCAGTATATGTGTACGATGTAGAATCGATAAAAATGCAGTACGAAAAGTTGACTGGTTCTTTCTCGAAGAACACGCGATTTTTCTACGCTGCAAAGGCTTTAACCAACATTAATATCTTGAAATATGTTGAGAAACTTGGCGCCAATCTCGACTGTGTTTCTATCAACGAGGTCAAACTGGGATTAAAAGCTGGATTTTCGTCAGACCGGATTCTCTTCACACCCAATTGTGTGGATATCACAGAAATTGAAGAAGCCATGAGCCTTAACGTGCATATCAATATTGACAACATCTCGATGCTAGAGCAGTTCGGGAACAAGCACGGCGACAGCTACCCTATTTTTGTAAGAATTAATCCGCATATTTTTGCAGGCGGAAATTATAAAATTTCTACAGGACATATCGATAGCAAATTTGGTATTTCGATCCACCAAATGCGTCATATCGAGCGTATCGTAAAATCTACAAAAATCAATGTAGAAGGACTACACATGCATACAGGAAGCGAGATTAAAGATCCTGATGTTTTCCTACAAGGCCTTGAAATTATGTTTGACCTGGCAGAACATTTCCCAAATCTAAAATATCTGGACATGGGAAGCGGTTTCAAAGTACCTTTCCAAGACGGCGATCTAGAAACCGATGTGAAGTCTTTAGGAAAAAAGGTTGACAAAGCTATGAAAGACTACACCAAAGATTCTGGCAAAGATTTCCAACTTTGGTTTGAGCCTGGGAAATATTTGGTAAGTCTTAGCGGCCATTTTTTAGTAAAATCAAATGTTATTAAACAAACGACCGCTACGGTATTTGTTGGGGTTAATTCTGGCTTCAATCATTTGATTCGTCCAATGTTCTACGATGCTTATCATAAGATTGAAAATTTATCGAATCCAAAAGGTCCAGAAAGAATCTACACAGTTGTTGGAAATATTTGCGAAACGGACACGTTTGCTTGGGATAGAAAACTTCACGAAGTTCGAGAAGGCGATGTTTTGGTATTTAGAAATGCGGGCGCTTATGGTTTTGAAATGAGCTCTAACTTCAACTCCAGATTAAAACCTGCCGAAGTCATGTTTATCGATGGTAAAGCGACTTTAATCAGAAAACGTGAAGATTTTGAAGATTTATTAAAAAATCAAATTGAAGTTTTGTAA